The DNA segment CAACCATAATCAAAAGATAACAAGaggcaaaaatatttgtaattccttgtaaatcaactacactttaatacaaaaatatttgtaactcatacataaatttttttcctatataaaaagtttttcctaatttttcctaCATAAAAAGTTCTTACAAAATGACAAAcgaaaaatccggagttcccactgtggctcagcgcattaagaacccaactactatccatggggatgtgggcttgatgcctggcctcactcagtgggttaaggatccggcagccttagcacaagctgcaatgtaggttgagtatgccactcggatcccgagttgctgtggctgtggcgtaggccagcagctgcagttccaattcgacccctagcccgggaacttccatatgtcaagaaaataaaaaaataaaaagctaaataaaaatccaataaaccaatataaatattacattaaaatacaaTATACAAATTCACATTTGCTGACAAATACAAATGACTTTTAACCTTATGGAAAACTGTGAAACCAAATTCgtaataaaagaaatgcaattatCCTGAGATATATTTTACTTACAAAAATTTCAAAGATCAAAAAGTTTGATTAATATTTGGAAGATTCTGTTTTGGTTGATGCTGTGGGACATTTCTGGTGGGAGTGAAGACTGATAGAGCCCCAGACAGAAGACAATTtgtaatatgtataaatatatagaaagtcataattttttccttgtaattccttatttatctttaaagtatatttgtatacatatgtacaaagTTAATaaattcagaattattttgtattaacaaagactagaaagaaagagcaaaattGGCCATTAgtattgtgtaatttttttttttttttttgctttttagggccgcgcctgcggcacatggaggttcccaggctaggggtcaaattagagctacagctgctggccacagccacagccacagcaacgccagattcaagctgcatctgcaccctacaccacagctcatggcaatgctggatccttaacccactgagcgaggccagggattgaacccagggatcaaacccgaaacctcatggttcctagtcggattcatttccactacgccatgacgggaatgccagtATTGTGTAGTTTATATAATCCATCGATACAATGGGAACCTGCGTagctacttaaaaaaagaaaaaaaaaaaaaagcaggagttcctattgtggcgcaatcaaaatgaacctgactagtatccatgaagaagtgggttcgatccctgacctcactcagtgggtcaaaaatCCCACATTGCCTTGggttgtggtataggtagcagacatggctcagatcctgcattgctgtggctgtggtgtaggttggctgttgtagctctgatttgacctctagctggaaacttccatgtgccaggtgttcagccctaaaaagcaaaaaaagaaaaaaaaagaaaagaaagaaaaaagcaacaaaccTTTGCTTTTGGATATGGAAGAACCTCCAAGATATATTGTTTAAAACAATGTGTATCTGTGTGAAAAGGATGTACGTgcaatatacacatttttttcaaaattagtatTAAGGGCACTGCCTGGAAACCCTGCtttattcccttccttcttctgttCTCCAGAATCATTAATTATTGACTCATTTCATGGTTGGTGGAGGCAAGTCTTGCTGGTCCTGTGCCCTCATGTGGCTTAGAGAGAAGCCCCAAGAGAGAAGCAAACATCTCCTTGGCTAATCACATTGATCACCTCTTAGAGCATAAGAGCTATGTGTCCTTCAGGGGAGGGGAAAAGTCCTTTTCCAAACAGGTGAGAATGGAAAGACACAAAGGGGAGAAAGTGGAGAAAGACCCCCATCCTCCCACACTCGACTTTGCAGATACAACTCTTCTGTGGTGTAGGAAACTACAAAGAGAACAGACGCATCAATTAGGAAAAACTGCCAGAACACAAATGCCTTGGGTGactcacttgaaaaaaaaaacccaaactgtttgaggataaataaaatactatcattcaatatgctaatttttatttatacgGAGGAATTGAGCAAGAAGGACTTTGCCAATGCACCTTGGATTTAAGACCTCTCTTTCCACTAACACCCAAGTCAGGAGCGATACCAACAACTGAATTTCAGCTGGAGAAAGGGCCACAGGTAAGAGTCTCTTCTGGGGAGTAattctattgtttttctcttttgagatCCTTTTCTCACGTAATTGGCAAATTCCAGTTGGGGAAAAGTTGTATTTTCTACTCATTATGGGGTCAGCACTGGGCAGAGTAGGACCTCAGGAAATGCTTATTGATTGACTTTAGCCTGCTTTATTGGGTGACAAATCGGCCACAAACTAATAAAACTTTGGAACCCTCTCATAGAGATCTGGACTGAGAATTAAGGGTCATGCTTCTTCCTAAAACCCATTTCAATCTTTCCTACAATAATCATTCTAATAAGAGCAAATGGGAAATGGGAACTGGGCTGTCTTTGAAATTCTAAATTGTGAAACATATGTCTATCCTAATTGTGATTCTCTGACTCTTTTACTTCAGCACAATGAAGCTTTTCATAGGCCTTATTTTCTGTTCCTTGGTGATGGGAGTCAGCAGTGATGGCTTGTTTTCATTCTTCAAGGAGGCTGTGCAAGGTAAGAGTCCTGGAGGGTGGAGGGTGTGCCCATCTGTCCCCAGAATTCACTCAGACCAGAGGCCACACACCCATCAGATGTGGGTGCTCCTGGGAGAAGCCACCAGTGGGTCAGAGCCTTTTGTTTCTCCTTCCAGACTGGTCTGACTCAGCACCCTCCATGGGCATCTCTGGACCACAGGTCTAAGGTGCTTTGGAGCCAGCCTGTCCTTTCTGTTGGTGGGCAGAGGGCTTAGGACTTTCTGGGGGTGAGCGCCTCATGGAGATTCACAAATGGCCAATTTCTCAATCTTGAAGTTAACCTTTGAAATTGGTACATCCCCAGAGTAAGGATGAGCTAAATAAACCTCATGCTCTATTCCAGGGAGAGAGCAGAGGAGCTATGCTTACAAGGAGGATCCCATCCATTATCCAAGCAAATGCCAGTGGTTGCCTCATGGAAATAAAGCCCTCACTCCTATCCGTGTGATGAAAAGAGCAAATTCCCACTGATGAGCCACACTAGGACTGAGATAAAACCACTCCTGGTGGGAAATGAAGCTTATTGGTCACTTATTAATATAGGAAAATTGTGTTGTCAACTTTTGCAATAGTTGAACTCCGCATGtagttactaattttattttaccttcattattCCTTCTTCAATGTTCTTCCTTTATATAGatctaagtttctttttctttttttttctttttaatttttttagggctgcacccaaggcatatggaagttcccaggctagggatcaaattggagctgtagctgctgtagctgctagcctacatcacagccacagcaacaccagatccttaatccactgagctgggccaaggatcaaacctgcatcctcctggtcgggttcatttctgcttagctacaatgggaattcttttATCTGAGTTTCTGACCTATACGATTTTCGTTCTCTCTCCAAAacttctttcagcatttcttgcAAGGTAGGTCTACTGTAACAAATTCCCTCGATTTTTGTATGAGaaagtctttctctctccttcactctcccccacccctggctaTGTCCCTGGCTTGCGggagttctgggccaggaaccaaaccctcaccacagcgctgacaacactggatccttaacccactgagccactagggaattcttccttcacttttgaaggataatttcacaggGTACAGAGTGCTGGGttggtaggtttttttctctcaacactaAATACTTCATTCTCTTTTGTTTGCATGGGCTCTACAGAGAAGTCAGATTTAATTCTTACCTTTGTTCCCCTAGATAtaaggtttgggtttttttctggtttctttcagatttttttttctggttcttgaTTTTCTGACATGCCTgtgtagggttttgttttttgtttttctgtttatcctGCTTGGCATTCTCTGAGTTTCCCAGGTCTATGATTCGGTATCTGATATTAACTTGGGggaattctcagtcattattgtttcaactatttcttctgttcctttctctgtttcttctccttctggttaTCCCACACACATATATTGCACCTTTTGTAATTGTCCCACAGTGTTTGTATATTCTGTTCTGATTTTCTCAGATTTGTTCTCTGCTTTTCAATTTTTGAGAATTCTATTAATATATCTTGATACTGCAGAGCTGTTTTCTCAGCTGTGTCTATTCTACCAATAGGCCCATTTCTGCTACAGCattgttttatttctagaatttttttctttcttagtatttTCATCTCTGCTTACATTAGTCATCTCTTCTTTCATGTTGTCTACTCTATCCATTGAGCCCTTAGAATATTAATCATTGTTGTTTTAAGTTCTCAACTTGATAATTCCCTCTATctcttttaattatatattttgccTTTCGATGTACCTTGTAACTTTTTCTTGATAGCCAGACTTGATGGGCCTGTTAGAAAGAATTGCTCTAAATAGTCCATTAGTAGTGCGCTGATAGAATAGGGAAGCATTCTGTAGTCCTATGACTAGGTCTGTTTTTTGATGAACTCATGGTGCTGGACTGTGAACTTCACaggtgtttctatttttttcccccctcaactGGGGCAGGATGGCTAGACTGGGCAGGAGTTGGTTATTTCCCTCCCCCAGATCAGTTATACCCCAATAATACAGAGCTTTCTGAAAGAGGCGTTGTTAAGAAAAACCGAGAACCCTGGCTTGTTTCACAatggttccttttcctcccttcttgcTGGAGGTTCaaggggatttttatttttattttttctgtattttgctttttagggttgcaccatggcattatggaagttcccaggctatgggttgaatcagagctgtagttgctggcctatgccacagccagagcaacacgggatccgagccacgtctaagacctataccatagctcacggcaacactggatccctaaaccactgaatgagcctggggatggaacccacatccccataggtactagtcagattcatttctgctgcactacaatgggaactcctcaaggggatttttttcttaaataatattttctgtgaGGACCTGGTTGAGCTCCTGAAGGTAACTCTTACAATATTATGGGGGCCCAGTAATGGCTGGGTCTCCCTGGAATTCTCACTCTCAGAGCTGTCTCCACTGAGTCTCTAGCAGTTTGTCAACTCCAGTTCTGGTCCCCTAGCCCCAGCACTGTTTCCTGCAGCAGTTTCCACTCCTGAGTCTCTGTTCCAGgaggccattttttaaaatttattttttattgttatttcccccaacacaccttttttttccccactctacAGCagggggacccagttacacatacatgtgtacataattttttctcccattgtcgtgctgccttgtaagtatctagatgtagttctcagtgctatacagcaggatctcattgtaaatccattccaagagcaatagtttgcatctgttaaccccaagctcccaattccttctactccctccccctccccccaagcaaccacaagtctattcttcaagtccataattttcttttctgtggaaaggttcatttgtgctgtatattaggtaACAGATATgaatgacatcatatggtatttgtttttctctttctgacttatttcaccctgcatgagagtctctagttccatccatgttgctgcaaatggcattatttcattcttttttatggctgagtagtattccattgttgatatatacatcacatcttcctaatccagtcgtctgttaatggacatttgggttgtttccatgtcttggctactgtgaatagagctgcaatgaacatgcaggtgcatgtgcatgtgtcttttttaaggaaagttttgtccagatatatacccaagagtgggattgctgggtcatatggtagtcctatgtatagatttctaaggcacctccatactgttttccatagtggctgtaccagcttacattcccagcaaaagtgcagaagggttcccttttctccacaacccctccagcacttgttatttgtggacttattaatgatggccattcttactggtgtgaggtggtatctcatggtagttttgatttgcatttctctaataatcagggatgttaagcatttttttcatgtgcttgttggccatctgtatatcttccttggaaaattgtttattcaggtcttttgcccatttttccactgggttgttggcttttttgctgttgagtggtataagttgcttgcatattctagagattaagcccttgtccatttcatcatttgaaactattttctcccattttgtaagttgtctctttgttttctttttggtttcttttgctgtgcaaaagcttgtcagtttgattaggtcccattggtttatttttgcttttatttctgtggctttgggagactgacctgaggaaatattcataagatcgatgtcagaggatgttttgcctctgttcttttccaggagtttgatggcgtcttgttttatatttaagtctttaagccattttgagtttattttcatgcatggcgtgagggtatgttctagtttcattgatttgcatgcagctgtccaggtttcccagcaattcttgctaaATAaaccttctttttccctttttatgttcttgcatcctttgtcaaagattaattggccataggtgtcagggtttatttctgggttctctattctgtaccattggtctgtatgtctgttttggtaccagtatcacactgtcttgatgactgtggctttgtaatattgcttgaagtctgaaAGAGTTATGCCTCAGGAGGCCATTTGTCTGTCTCCCCAGTCTTGGGGGCAGTGGTGTGCCCCACGTCCTTCCCGCTCTTATGGATCCAAGAAGAGTTGTTTATTTTTCAATCTGTTTAGCGTCTTAATTGTTAGGATGGAGTGGTGATGTTTAAACTCCTTCCATGAGGAACTGAAGCTGATGTAATTAATTTTGCAATTTGTTGTGGTTTTTGTGCTGAAATTTGACAAAttcattttttctgattttgaacCTTATgttctattctcttttttattgtatCCTCCAATTATCAGGGTTTGTgaagatttcaatttttaaaatatttagttatatggaagcatagttgatttggtggttgtacagcaaagtgattcagttatatataatatataattttcagattattttccattacagtttattacaagttattgaatgtaatttcctgtgctatgctATACAGTGcatccttattgtttattttagctgaatatcagtttttgtttttattaaaaattttactttattgaggcatagttgatttacaatgttctgttagtttcaggtgtatagcacagtaatccagttatacattcttttcccttaaaagttattataaaatgttgagtatagttcccagtgctccatAGTAGGTCCTtgaatatcaatttttaaaaagaattttggagGCCATTGCTAAGTTTTTCTGCTCATAGTAAAGAATATTTCCTCCCATAAGTCAGTTTATTTCAGAATTTGTCATGTGACCCACCCCCATTTAAAGCCAGGAGTGCTTGTAGGAAAAGTACATTTCTGAGCCTCTTTTTATAGCTGCTGAGTCAGGAATCTTGGAGATGGGGCGAGGGTAGGAATCAGTTTTTGGAACCAACACATTGGGTTATTTTAAGTACAATCCCAATGAGAACAGCTGTCTCAGATTCTACTACCACTGAGTGATAGAATATGTCAGGTGCTTGGAGAACTCTTACTAATCAACCTAGAAAACATGAAGTGAATATCAAGCAGGCATCAGAGAAAGAGCAGTCATGGTGCCCTGCCAGAGGTAAACTGTTTGAAAGAATCACAGACACAAAATAATAGATACATAAAATTGGTGATAAATATCCCACCGAGcaaaacacatagaaaataatTAAGGAGTTCTTGtgtcttggtgggttaaggacctgatgttgtctctgtgaggatgcatgcgggtttgatccctggtttctctcagtgggttaaggatccagtgtttgcctcaagctgcagtgtaggttgcagatgcagcttggatctgatgttgctgtggctgtggcataggctggcagctgcaactccgatttgacccctggtctgagaacttccatatactgcaagtgtggccataaaaacaaaaacaataacaatgcAATGAGTTCTAGCTACACCACAGTCTCACCACAATTGATatcattagtttttaaaatgtttgtcattTTGGTGGGGATATGGTGGGGATATCTCATTTTTACCGCTACCTTCaggaaaagtaaaaggaaaccAACTTGCATCAAGTATGCGAGTATGCTACTACCTCCTTTTACCTTCTCATTTATCTACCATGGATGTACGCATGATTCTCCCAACTGAAAGGTGAGCAAGCCAAAGCTCAGTTGGCAAGGCAGAAAGTTAAACTCTCATGTTCCTGCCTTACAGGTAAGTCTGATTAGGCAGGTCCTAGGAGCTCGCTTAGGCAATTCCACGTCATCACTACTGCctgtttcaacattttttttctgtgtcatttaTGCCTGGGACCATCAGATTTATTCAAGCCAGAGCTGCCTTATGGACCATGGCAGCTGTAAAAAAGGTAGAACCCCCTTCTCTCACTGTCTGCCTCACATAGTCCCTGGGTCATACATCTGAAGCATCATTCTCCATTGTCACATCCCTTACATGACTGTCACCTCCCTTACATGACTGTCACCTCTTCTTTGCACACAGCACACAGCACACACAGCCCCATATCAAACACAGCCCAGAGCATTATAGCccaatccaatccaatccaatccaatccaatccaatccaatccaGTCCAACTCACTGAAAATTACCCTCCTTAAAATCATATGGGGATCCCATCCACAGTAAGGAATATTTACCTCATTCTATGATTTCAAAGGACCACTTTCTCAAGAGTCAAAATCTGAAAAGTAGGGGAAATTTTTCATTCCCCCATTTCTCCAGTATGTCACTGTGTTCATTTTTGTTATTGGGTCTTTTTACCAGGGGCTTCGGACTTGTGGAGAGCCTACTGGgacatgaaagaagccaattaCCAAAATTCAGGCAGATACTTTCGCGCTCGAGGGAACTACGAGGCTGCCCAAAGGGGCCCCGGGGGCATCTGGGCAGCAAAAATCATCAGGTAACAGAGGCTCCTGGGGAGGCCAATGAGGCTGAGCAGCACTTGTCTGTTTCCAGAGGGTCAGGAGGCCCTTCGGCTGTtgtcctcctgcccctgccccctgtgTCATGTGGCCAGGAGAGCCAGAGAAGAACTGGTGTGGCACTGTCTCCCCTCACAGCCAAGGAGAAAGTGAGGGATCTCTAAAGAAGTCTTTTTTGGGGCCCTTGAAGAACCAACTGGGCGggtccccttgcggctcagcgggttaagaatccatctagtatccatgagaaggagggttcaatccctggccctgctcagagggttaaggatcctacgttgccgtgagctgtggtataggtcacagacacagctcaggtttggtattgctgtggctgtggtgtaggccagtagctgcagctctgattcgaccactagcccgggaacttccatgggccacgggtctggccctaaaaagacaaaaaaagaaccaatGGACTAGGGCTTTGCCCAAGAGGGTGCATATTTtatcccctccttccttcctgagaATGGACTCTTCCAGCCTCCTCTCCATGGTATTCCTTGTCTGGAAGAGGAGAAAACGATTGGGCGATTGGGTGGATGAAACTGTCTTAAGTGACCCAGCTAAAAttctcctgtctccctcccttccAGCAATGTCAGGGAATACTTTCAAGGACTCTTACAGTACCTTGGAAGCAGCTCTGAGAGGGAGGAGGACCAGGTGTCCAACCGGAGAGCGGAGGAATGGGGCCGGAGTGGACAAGACCCAGATCACTTCAGACCTGCTGGCCTGCCTAAGAAATACTGAGCCCCCGGCTCCCTCTGCTCCATGGGACTAGGCTGTGAGCCACACATCACTCCCCTCACCGCCCCCAACAGGACACAGTGCACTGAGCTTTGTCTCCCCAAATTTGAGACAGGGCATCCTAAGGTCCCCAATAAATGTTGGTCACACTGAATTTGTTGATGGAATCTGGAATCTTTGAGATGGACTCTCTGGGAAGAATGGCCACCTGGTGTCACATGGAGGAGAAGGGCATTGTGGCTGATGAGGCTTGCAGGAGCTCCCAGGTGACGTGTACTCATGTCCTGTCTTCACATGACCCCACTGAGCCTCTCTTGTTGTAGGGGCCCCAACTCCTCCTGAGTAAACCCGAGCTGGCAAAGCATTGGCCATCATGCTGGGCTCTCCTATCGCTGGAGGCTTGGCTCTGGCACAAGCCCTGGACAACCCTGCCCCCACTTCTTCCTCTGGTCACACTGACACCTCCTCAGTTATTTGGCTGCTGTTTCAGGCCTCTCTGTGTCCAGACTGTCTACTGCCCAGTCTGTTACATCCTGAATCCATCTGGCTccaggccttgttcagagggACCTTGAGAAGGTACATTGCTTTAGGAATCTTAATCCCTGGATACTTGTTCTGGAAACTGCCAAAATGGACAGAATAGGCAGTAAAACAACCGAGTCCAGTTATTTCTCATCAACACCAACCCCCGATTCAACTGTTAACCAGTCTTGGCTCATTTTACCTACGTTATAGTTCTCATGATAGTTTTCCTTATCTTTATTCTCACTATAACGTATTCCATTCTAGAGGGGAAGTCAGATATACAGATAGACACAAtaaggtttaggagttcccaccatggctcagcggtaaagaacctgactagtatccatgaggacgaaggttcaatccctggccttgctcagtgggttaaggatccagcgttgccgttgttgtgagctgtgatgtagctcgaagacgtggctcatatcctgtgGCAGtagccaacggctacagctctctaattcaacccctagcctgtaacttccatatgccatgagtgtggccctaaacacacacacacacacacacaaatttaataAGAGCCTCCACAGAAGCACACACTGCTGGCAATCCAAACTCTGCGGGAGTGCAGGAGGCTGAAGAGCAGTGATTATAGTAGCTGCCGTGGGAGTTTCCTAGTAGTCTAATTATTATGACTCGGTGTTTTCAGTGTCCTCTCGACGTCTCTGATTGGATGGCTTCCATAGAACACAAACTTAGTGTGTCCCAAGGTGAACTCCCAGTTCCCTCCAGAACCCTCCACCCCAGGCTCCTCCATTACAGTAAATGACACGATGGTTCTCTCAGCCGCTCACCCCACCAACCGAGGGGCGCGCTTGGGCTTCCCTTCCCTTTATCCCACATCCCATCCACTAGCAAGTCCTGTGATTCTACTCCCAAAATTCACCTCTAGTCCAGCAGCCTGGTCTCACGGGCACCTCCATGCTCCTGGCCATGCTCTGCCTCACCTGGGCTCCTGCAGCAGCTGTCTAACTCGTCTCCCCATTTTCATGGCTCCCCCTCAGCTTCAGTTGACTATATAATTCATCCTCCAAACCAAGTCACTGTCCCTTGTGAAAAGGCAAATTATTCATTATACCTGGATGACAGGAGTAAACGGACTGTTCTGGACAAAACAGAGCATATAGTTACCCTCCCTCTCAGTCTAGCACATAAACTATACTTAAATCGTGTCCCCCACTTCAGATCCTTCAGTGGATTCCCATTTTGCCCTAGAATATAATCCAGGTTCTTATCTTGGCACAAAGTTCAATACAACTGTTCCTGGCTGTCCTTTACATCATCTCATGCCACAGCCTGCCAAACTCCCCATTGTCCAGTCTTGCCAACAAgccaaattcttttctttcctttttttttttttttttttactattgtagggccacacccatggcatatggaggttcccaagctggggttgaatcggagctgtagctgccgccctatgccacagccacagcaatgtgggatccgagcctcgtctgggacctacaccacagctcacagcaacgccagatccctaactcactgaccgaggccaaggatcaaacctgcatcctcatggatctgagtcaagttcgttaaccactgagccatgaagagaactcccaacaagccaaattctttttttattattatttttatagcatttttaaaatttctcaattaCATGTATAGTTGTCCAATGATCAcatcccaattttatagcatttctatcccaaatcccagcacatcccccaacccccaagccATCTCATTCAGAAACTGTAAATTTTtgaaagtctgagtcagtatctgttctgcacagaagttcattgtgtcctttttttttagattacacatgtcagtgatagcatttgatgttggtgtctcactgtctgacttagtttccttagcatgataatttctaggtccctccatgttgctgcaaatgccattatttctttccttttaatagctgagtaatattccattatgtatatgtaccacatcttctttatccacttctctgtcaatggacatttaggttgttccatgtcttggctactgtatatggtgctgcaatgaacattggagtacgtgtttcttttcgaatcatggttttctctggatagatgcccaccAACAAGCCAAATTCTTATTTGTCACAGGTCCTTTGCACATGACATTTTCTCTACCCAGAACACTAATCTGCCTACTCTTCATGTGGCTGGGCATCTCTTACCTATGGGGCTCTTCTGAAATCACTCTATTGATAGATGCCTT comes from the Phacochoerus africanus isolate WHEZ1 chromosome 4, ROS_Pafr_v1, whole genome shotgun sequence genome and includes:
- the LOC125125323 gene encoding serum amyloid A-4 protein, giving the protein MKLFIGLIFCSLVMGVSSDGLFSFFKEAVQGASDLWRAYWDMKEANYQNSGRYFRARGNYEAAQRGPGGIWAAKIISNVREYFQGLLQYLGSSSEREEDQVSNRRAEEWGRSGQDPDHFRPAGLPKKY